In one Candidatus Binatus sp. genomic region, the following are encoded:
- the pyrF gene encoding orotidine-5'-phosphate decarboxylase, which yields MTQYWPFSGLIRQGALRERLIVSLDLRDREDALALVDRLARVVGMFKVGRALFVGGGPEFIRELRRRGAEVFLDLKFHDTPQKMLRAAVEATRLGVKMFDIHPYGSSCGSTEMMTRTRAEIARICRTEGLRRPSILAVAMLAELKSANSSPRSPESPDRVTEIARFAAAASLDGVVTWPHEVPRVRDTCGRRFIIVTSGVRLREAGSPAAHAITAADAIRAGADYVVIGSPIWRAAEPLRAVREITDDIERGLRNSPRRAFEILNPRPA from the coding sequence ATGACCCAGTACTGGCCATTTTCAGGTCTGATACGACAAGGCGCGCTGCGCGAGCGGCTGATCGTATCGCTCGACCTGCGCGATCGGGAGGACGCGCTTGCGCTGGTGGATCGCCTCGCACGAGTGGTCGGGATGTTCAAAGTCGGACGGGCGCTGTTCGTCGGTGGCGGCCCTGAATTCATTCGCGAGCTTCGCCGGCGCGGCGCCGAAGTTTTTCTCGATCTCAAATTCCATGACACCCCGCAAAAGATGTTGCGCGCCGCCGTCGAGGCGACTCGGCTGGGCGTCAAGATGTTCGACATCCACCCGTACGGTTCGAGCTGCGGCTCGACCGAGATGATGACCCGGACGCGAGCCGAGATCGCGCGCATTTGCCGGACCGAGGGGCTTCGGCGGCCGAGTATTCTGGCGGTGGCGATGCTCGCGGAACTGAAGTCCGCGAATTCAAGTCCGCGCTCGCCCGAATCGCCCGACCGGGTCACGGAGATCGCGCGCTTCGCCGCGGCAGCCTCGCTCGATGGCGTCGTCACCTGGCCGCATGAAGTTCCGCGCGTGCGCGACACTTGCGGGCGCCGATTCATCATCGTGACGTCGGGCGTGCGGTTGCGCGAGGCAGGCTCCCCGGCCGCGCACGCGATCACCGCCGCCGATGCGATCCGCGCGGGCGCCGACTACGTCGTCATCGGCAGTCCGATCTGGCGCGCCGCCGAGCCTTTGCGCGCCGTGCGCGAGATTACCGACGACATCGAGCGTGGACTGCGCAACAGTCCGCGGCGCGCGTTTGAAATTCTCAACCCCCGTCCGGCGTAG